In Haloimpatiens massiliensis, the following are encoded in one genomic region:
- a CDS encoding RHS repeat domain-containing protein, with product MLSSIKGNGKDIKFKYNDQGIRTEKTVNGVTTKYHLVGGSVTYEDNGKHKIHYTYDSSGKLISMNLNGAEYYYVRNAQGDIIGLINAQGEKVVSYTYDSWGKLISIEGSLKDIVGEKNPYRYRGYRYDSETGLYYLQNRYYNPEWGRFINADGIIGETGELLGHNLFAYSKNNWANMSDYSGFRPVYTLGEETEAMRAASYAVMNRTRANRVFRASGRVEKHYPSVSSKMSAAYGTSIGVVENISRKSVGYIDKSNAIHFYPKTSIVQKMKPYAQKAKKLSKWFTVITSGFDISKTWDPSVKMPLWKRALKTRVQVGGIVAGCAVGATISGPILASTMATGGVTAFVGALSSLAIDYYIGEKIGGMQERIYKKFGME from the coding sequence ATGTTATCCTCAATAAAAGGTAATGGCAAGGATATAAAATTCAAATACAATGATCAAGGCATAAGAACAGAAAAAACAGTAAATGGTGTCACCACAAAATATCACCTAGTAGGCGGCAGTGTAACCTATGAAGATAATGGAAAACACAAAATACACTACACTTACGACAGTTCAGGCAAACTTATAAGTATGAACCTAAACGGAGCAGAATACTATTATGTAAGAAATGCTCAGGGTGACATTATAGGATTAATAAATGCTCAAGGGGAAAAGGTTGTATCTTACACCTATGATTCCTGGGGAAAACTTATCTCTATAGAAGGAAGTTTAAAGGATATAGTTGGAGAGAAGAATCCTTATAGGTATAGAGGATATAGGTATGACAGTGAGACAGGACTATACTATCTTCAAAATAGGTACTATAACCCGGAATGGGGTAGATTTATCAATGCAGATGGGATTATAGGTGAAACAGGAGAATTACTAGGACATAATTTGTTTGCTTACAGCAAGAATAACTGGGCAAATATGAGTGACTATAGTGGATTCAGACCGGTATATACTTTAGGTGAAGAAACAGAGGCAATGAGGGCAGCGTCTTATGCGGTGATGAATAGAACTAGAGCCAATAGAGTTTTTAGAGCAAGCGGAAGAGTTGAAAAGCATTATCCTTCAGTTTCTAGTAAAATGTCAGCTGCTTATGGAACGTCCATAGGAGTAGTTGAGAATATTTCTAGAAAATCTGTAGGATATATAGATAAAAGTAACGCTATACACTTTTATCCTAAGACGAGCATAGTTCAAAAAATGAAGCCTTATGCACAAAAAGCTAAAAAACTATCAAAATGGTTTACAGTAATAACAAGTGGATTTGATATAAGTAAAACATGGGATCCATCTGTAAAAATGCCTTTATGGAAAAGGGCACTAAAGACAAGGGTTCAAGTAGGTGGAATAGTGGCAGGTTGTGCAGTTGGAGCAACTATTTCAGGACCCATTCTTGCTAGTACTATGGCTACTGGAGGAGTAACAGCGTTTGTAGGTGCTTTAAGTTCACTTGCTATAGATTATTATATAGGTGAAAAAATAGGTGGTATGCAGGAAAGAATATATAAAAAATTTGGAATGGAGTAG
- a CDS encoding DUF4259 domain-containing protein, whose protein sequence is MGTWDMQVFEDDLAMDIKDSFEELIEEGETVETAIENILEEFEDCLEDFDDGVTTILALATIAIERGVITKRLKREFTRVINNNEYWNYLKEENEELYKARIKQVNSIKERIN, encoded by the coding sequence ATGGGAACTTGGGATATGCAGGTTTTTGAAGATGATTTAGCAATGGATATAAAGGATAGTTTTGAAGAATTAATAGAAGAGGGTGAGACTGTAGAAACAGCTATAGAAAATATTTTGGAGGAGTTTGAAGATTGCTTAGAGGATTTTGATGACGGTGTAACAACAATTTTAGCATTAGCTACCATAGCAATAGAAAGAGGAGTAATTACCAAAAGGTTAAAGAGAGAATTTACGAGAGTTATTAATAATAATGAATATTGGAATTATTTAAAAGAGGAAAATGAGGAACTATATAAAGCAAGAATTAAGCAAGTTAACAGTATAAAAGAAAGAATTAACTAG
- a CDS encoding GIY-YIG nuclease family protein has translation MDYEGGGGGGGAIAIPLVSGGLKDCLKGLGYGAIGTIKAIGAATVGVTVKAIASNERSKKQHAVYAVRNKGKVIYIGRTKQGVKKRFKQHIRKNRFSKKCDVVTLYDNLNYYQARGIEQIAYEYYLAKGNDMKNKIQPISPSNIKKDLYMKAGTAHIIMWDGGAVLRENE, from the coding sequence TTGGATTATGAAGGTGGCGGCGGAGGTGGAGGTGCCATTGCTATTCCACTTGTTAGTGGAGGACTTAAAGATTGCCTAAAAGGATTAGGATACGGAGCCATTGGAACAATAAAGGCAATTGGAGCGGCTACAGTTGGTGTTACTGTTAAAGCAATAGCTTCTAATGAAAGATCTAAAAAACAGCATGCAGTATATGCTGTTAGAAATAAAGGTAAAGTAATATATATAGGAAGAACTAAGCAGGGAGTAAAGAAACGATTTAAGCAACATATTAGGAAAAATAGATTTTCAAAGAAATGCGATGTTGTAACATTATATGATAATTTGAATTATTATCAAGCCAGAGGTATTGAACAAATTGCATATGAATACTATCTCGCCAAGGGAAATGATATGAAAAATAAGATACAACCAATTTCTCCATCAAATATTAAAAAGGATTTGTATATGAAAGCAGGAACTGCACATATAATTATGTGGGATGGTGGAGCCGTATTAAGAGAAAATGAATAA
- a CDS encoding DNRLRE domain-containing protein, translating into MKYCKKILAIFLVTCMVLTVNPVHTFAAINEKNKKSVYSEPKNVYVEPKMEEEETERLEGNIVREITENRQENIKYFLKDNNTYEAVIYPKPVHYMESGQWKDINNDLVDKEENVEELITNELTAESNNSKSLIKENGNSKSLSGKNSDSKSLNENNKKIRKKVVKKGFLENTKNDFKVKIAKDLDEKDLMTITKGKYQIKWGLDRTKEAKVKKKSKAQKKAKDVKELEKSVKQLSEDTLKRVKSKKLSKAKKEEQKNIIEKNEKKKTLSNVSSSVKFEEIYPNIDLEYDVVSKDVKETIIINKETEKTNFQFNLNAKNLLPKLEKDNVIVFYDKNNTSTEIFKIDAPYMIDAKGEKSTDIVVKLEENKKGYILSLIPDEQWMQKSERQYPIKIDPSVETSTNVNDIKDTFVGEGYPTKNYGQAHLLETGYGKYSKRTRTYIKFDNLPKLTSSDIVVKAQLNLQLSKSNSKQYQVNAYKPKANWNSLSITWRNQPGYDLTVLDYQLVKDAKWYSWDITKLVKEWYTKGQNYGIALQHKNEGSSAGYNEFVSSDISSQYHYARPTVSIGYVSNAGLENYWTYHSHDVGRAGEGCVNDSTGNLVFVHEDLSMNGNKMPIAISHVFNSNEKNNSIGYGKGWRLNISQRIAKVSNQNKYVYTDGDGTRHYLNYDSKEKKYKDESGIDISMTIDSSNVNERFRIKDKGSNQLTFTASGYLRKIIDNNGNALTLSYSGAKLVQATDGAGRVTKLDVNKNGYLIGITDPSGRKISFAYGGINLTKITYPDGKYTVYRYDSNSNLVGADNFDGYKVSYSYSSVAPQKVTKVQEIGTDGKLGQKLEMEYGYNTTVFKDSKGRKEIYQFNDYGNTVSIRDDEGNALYYQYKDKLNKNNKLSLQSKLQKPIMNYLKNHNVENNGEWSLGDWTGAKGSGEITSTNSYLGSKSLKITKTNNVSRNFYGQTLSLEKGKTYTLSSYIKTKNISNTNGAGATVFVNYQKNDGKWETVNSKYINGTNDWERHEVKFTVPKDAASTIVYARVGIVGEMGDAYFDCLQLEDGAVANRYNLVENPNFTYYLNNWNKSSYCTSNDKVVTTSDSTYPSILGKEKRVATISGEATKDKSIYQYLNVSGKKGDVFVVGGWAKANSVRIRYPRYFALDVGFQKSDGGYEWHVISFNEDSSQWQYACDRIKANSDYKNVIVYCLYYQNENYAYFDGIQFYKEEFGESYQYDEKGNVISTSDLAEKKSKFEYDGNNDLIKSVSPKGSEFKYKYDSKHNLLNATSGENVVYSFEYDSSGNAKKAKIGSNTLFMQSKAEYTSDGNYLKSMTDSSGNTVQYNYDTKKGTLKSATDAKGNSISYEYDNLDRLVKTKGKANSSTEAVNSYSYSNDKLKNIGHNDFNYSFDYDAFGRNSKVNISNGNGTKNLIENIYEQVTGMLKTSKYGNGHVINYKYDNSDRVSEISYSGGSTSQGSFSYEYDASGNLANHYDKVNNVNYRYIYDAADRLVKIKDSKGDTLKYGYDEDNNVSSINEKINNNSYVTKYEYDNDNKLSKVHYNTKGQSSEKTETFPLNNSLKSLSGIEPYSQNTIFEKDETTGRNVLGAYEGSKNLIPNSSFEDGTKSWRISDWNRFSGNCRIVDDGVKGSKCIESYDTKGSSGTSNTNSVAYQEITFPSPLSIAKEYTLSAYAKRIGASQPKLSVECIDSSGKQLYYLVDTKEIPERQWKRISHTFTLPAKTKMCRVIIRTGVKNTDVVRFDGVQFEEKGFAAPYTSSSSNATKILYNLNVNKNAGTMGTWFKTRKKEDTRYMIVNEGKNTEILLMYIGNDNKLNIATRKKNTMFTNIVTSKETIEEDKWYFAAMTWQLKDNKLTAKLYLNDKLVGEGTTDDFMDFTKGSTALGSTTNGTYQINGNLEQFTYSSQTLSEEQISNLYKNTLTSNSTLSLNYDSLGRMISKKLSTGLKDYITKYEFEAGKEANTATSIVKSIDNGGEKLYYTYDKNGNIETIVQNKGTEKEKTIKYHYDGLNQITREDNGILGKTITYSYDGGGNLTSKKEYKYTTAESLGNCTKAYNYNYGDSIWKDKLTNFDGKEITYDNIGNPLTYNGYTFTWERGRMLSSIKGNGKDIKFKYNDQGIRTEKTVNGVTTKYHLVGGSVTYEDNGKDRIYYTYDSSGKLISMNLNGTEYYYVRNAQGDIIGLINAQGEKVVSYTYDSWGKLISIEGSLKDTVGEKNPYRYRGYRYDSETGMYYLQNRYYNPEWGRFINADGIIGETGELLGHNLFAYSKNNWANMSDYSGFRPVYTLGEETEAMRAASYAVMNRTRANRVSRASGRVEKYYPSVSGKMSAAYGTSIGVVENISRKSVGYIDKSNAIHFYPKTSIVQKMYPYAQKAKKLSKWFTVITSGFDISKTWDPSVKMPLWKRALKTGVQVGGIVAGCAVGATISGPILAAGMAGGTVGTMIAGIGGALAIDYYIGEKIGSMQERIYKKFGME; encoded by the coding sequence GTGAAATATTGCAAAAAAATTCTAGCGATATTTTTAGTTACATGCATGGTTTTAACTGTTAATCCTGTACATACCTTTGCTGCTATTAATGAAAAAAATAAGAAAAGTGTATACAGTGAACCTAAAAATGTATATGTTGAACCTAAAATGGAAGAAGAAGAAACAGAAAGATTAGAAGGAAATATAGTTAGGGAAATAACAGAGAATAGACAGGAAAATATTAAATATTTCTTAAAAGACAATAATACCTATGAAGCTGTTATATATCCTAAACCAGTACATTATATGGAAAGTGGTCAATGGAAGGATATAAATAATGACCTAGTAGACAAGGAAGAAAATGTAGAAGAGTTAATTACAAATGAATTAACTGCAGAAAGCAATAATAGTAAAAGTTTAATTAAAGAAAATGGTAATAGTAAAAGTTTAAGTGGAAAAAATAGTGATAGTAAAAGCTTAAATGAAAATAACAAAAAAATAAGAAAGAAAGTAGTCAAGAAAGGATTTTTAGAAAATACTAAGAATGATTTTAAAGTAAAAATAGCCAAAGATTTAGATGAAAAAGACCTAATGACAATAACTAAAGGTAAATATCAAATAAAATGGGGATTAGATAGAACTAAAGAAGCAAAGGTGAAGAAAAAATCAAAAGCACAAAAGAAAGCAAAAGATGTTAAAGAATTAGAGAAATCGGTGAAACAATTATCAGAAGATACCTTAAAAAGAGTAAAATCCAAAAAATTAAGTAAGGCGAAAAAAGAAGAGCAAAAAAATATAATTGAGAAAAACGAAAAAAAGAAAACACTCTCCAATGTTTCTTCATCAGTTAAATTTGAGGAAATTTATCCAAATATAGATTTAGAATACGATGTAGTTTCAAAAGATGTAAAGGAAACTATCATAATAAATAAAGAAACAGAAAAAACTAATTTTCAGTTCAACTTAAATGCAAAAAATTTATTGCCCAAACTTGAAAAAGATAATGTAATAGTATTTTATGATAAAAATAATACATCTACAGAAATCTTTAAAATTGATGCACCTTATATGATAGACGCAAAGGGAGAAAAAAGTACTGACATAGTAGTGAAGCTTGAGGAAAATAAAAAAGGATATATATTATCTTTAATTCCTGATGAACAATGGATGCAAAAAAGTGAAAGACAATATCCAATTAAAATAGATCCTAGTGTGGAAACTAGCACTAATGTAAACGATATCAAAGATACGTTTGTAGGTGAGGGATATCCAACTAAGAATTATGGACAAGCGCATTTATTAGAAACAGGTTATGGAAAGTACAGTAAGAGGACTAGAACTTATATAAAGTTTGATAATCTTCCAAAGTTAACTTCTAGTGACATAGTGGTAAAAGCACAATTAAATTTACAATTAAGTAAATCCAATTCCAAACAATATCAAGTAAATGCATATAAGCCTAAAGCAAATTGGAATTCTTTATCTATAACATGGAGAAATCAGCCAGGGTATGATTTGACTGTGTTAGATTATCAATTGGTGAAGGATGCAAAATGGTATAGCTGGGATATAACTAAATTAGTAAAAGAATGGTACACAAAAGGACAAAATTATGGTATAGCACTGCAGCATAAAAACGAAGGAAGTTCTGCAGGATATAATGAATTTGTTTCATCAGATATATCTAGTCAATATCATTACGCTAGACCTACAGTATCTATAGGGTATGTTAGTAATGCAGGACTTGAAAATTATTGGACATATCATTCACACGATGTAGGAAGAGCAGGAGAAGGGTGTGTTAACGATAGCACAGGAAATCTAGTTTTTGTTCATGAGGATTTATCCATGAATGGAAATAAAATGCCTATTGCTATTAGTCATGTATTTAATAGCAATGAAAAGAATAATTCTATTGGATATGGTAAGGGATGGAGATTAAATATAAGCCAAAGGATTGCAAAAGTAAGTAATCAAAATAAATATGTTTATACAGATGGAGATGGTACAAGGCATTATTTAAATTATGATTCTAAAGAAAAGAAATATAAGGATGAATCAGGCATTGATATAAGTATGACTATTGATTCCTCCAATGTTAATGAAAGGTTTAGAATAAAGGATAAAGGCTCAAATCAATTAACCTTTACGGCAAGTGGATATTTACGAAAGATAATAGATAACAATGGAAATGCCCTTACTCTTTCATATAGTGGGGCTAAACTTGTACAAGCAACAGATGGAGCTGGGCGAGTTACCAAGCTAGATGTTAATAAAAATGGATATTTAATAGGAATAACGGACCCTAGTGGCAGAAAAATTAGTTTTGCCTATGGAGGAATTAATCTAACGAAAATAACATATCCAGATGGAAAGTACACTGTTTACAGATATGATTCCAATAGTAATTTAGTTGGAGCTGATAACTTCGATGGGTACAAGGTTTCTTATAGTTATAGTAGTGTTGCACCGCAGAAGGTAACTAAGGTACAGGAAATAGGAACAGATGGGAAATTGGGTCAAAAGCTTGAAATGGAATACGGATATAATACTACTGTATTTAAGGATTCCAAGGGGAGAAAAGAAATATATCAATTTAATGATTATGGAAATACAGTTTCTATAAGAGATGATGAGGGCAATGCTTTATATTATCAATATAAAGATAAATTAAATAAAAATAATAAATTATCCTTACAATCTAAGCTCCAAAAACCTATAATGAATTATTTGAAAAATCATAATGTTGAGAATAATGGTGAGTGGAGTTTAGGTGATTGGACAGGAGCAAAGGGTAGCGGAGAGATAACTAGCACAAATAGTTATTTAGGAAGCAAATCATTAAAAATAACAAAGACTAATAATGTTAGCAGAAATTTTTATGGACAAACTCTAAGTTTAGAAAAAGGGAAAACCTATACTCTATCATCATATATAAAAACCAAGAATATTTCAAATACCAATGGCGCAGGAGCTACAGTATTTGTAAATTATCAAAAAAATGATGGTAAATGGGAAACCGTAAATAGTAAATATATTAATGGAACAAATGATTGGGAAAGGCATGAGGTTAAGTTTACAGTGCCAAAAGATGCAGCAAGTACTATTGTCTATGCAAGAGTTGGTATAGTAGGGGAAATGGGAGATGCATATTTTGATTGTTTACAATTGGAAGATGGTGCAGTTGCAAATAGATACAATTTAGTTGAAAATCCTAATTTCACTTATTATTTAAATAATTGGAATAAAAGCTCTTATTGTACAAGCAATGATAAAGTGGTTACCACTTCAGATAGTACTTATCCCAGTATATTAGGTAAGGAAAAAAGAGTAGCTACTATTAGTGGTGAAGCAACAAAAGATAAAAGCATATATCAATATCTTAATGTATCAGGAAAAAAAGGAGATGTATTTGTTGTAGGAGGTTGGGCTAAAGCCAATTCTGTTAGAATTAGATATCCAAGATATTTTGCATTAGATGTAGGATTTCAAAAGAGTGATGGTGGTTATGAATGGCATGTTATATCTTTTAATGAAGATTCAAGTCAGTGGCAGTATGCATGTGATAGAATAAAGGCAAATAGTGATTATAAGAATGTAATAGTATATTGTCTATACTATCAAAATGAAAATTATGCATATTTTGATGGAATACAATTTTATAAAGAGGAGTTTGGTGAAAGCTACCAATATGACGAAAAGGGTAATGTAATATCCACCAGTGATCTTGCAGAAAAGAAGTCAAAGTTTGAATATGATGGTAATAATGATTTGATAAAATCTGTAAGTCCAAAGGGTAGCGAGTTTAAATATAAATATGATTCAAAACACAATTTATTAAATGCTACTTCTGGGGAAAATGTAGTGTATTCTTTCGAGTATGATAGCAGTGGAAATGCTAAAAAAGCTAAGATTGGAAGTAACACATTATTTATGCAGTCTAAGGCAGAGTATACCTCTGATGGAAACTATCTAAAATCAATGACTGATTCATCAGGAAATACTGTACAATATAATTACGATACAAAAAAGGGAACACTTAAATCAGCTACAGATGCTAAAGGAAACAGTATTAGTTATGAATATGATAATCTAGATAGACTTGTAAAGACAAAGGGAAAAGCTAACTCTTCTACTGAGGCAGTTAATAGTTATAGCTATAGTAATGATAAGCTTAAAAATATAGGACATAATGATTTTAACTATTCCTTTGACTATGATGCCTTTGGAAGAAATTCAAAGGTAAATATAAGTAATGGAAATGGAACAAAAAATTTAATAGAAAATATATATGAGCAAGTTACAGGAATGCTTAAAACCTCAAAGTATGGTAATGGACATGTGATAAATTATAAATATGACAATTCAGATAGAGTAAGTGAAATAAGCTATTCTGGTGGCTCTACATCACAGGGTTCGTTTTCATATGAATACGATGCTAGTGGAAACTTAGCAAATCATTATGATAAAGTCAATAATGTAAATTACAGATACATTTATGATGCAGCAGATAGATTAGTAAAAATTAAAGATTCAAAAGGCGACACATTAAAGTATGGCTATGATGAAGATAATAATGTAAGCAGTATAAATGAAAAAATAAATAATAATTCCTATGTAACAAAATATGAATACGATAATGACAATAAGCTCTCTAAGGTTCATTATAATACAAAGGGACAGAGTAGTGAAAAAACAGAAACATTCCCATTAAATAATAGTTTAAAAAGTCTAAGTGGAATAGAGCCATATAGCCAAAATACTATATTTGAAAAGGATGAGACAACAGGAAGAAATGTACTAGGAGCCTATGAAGGAAGTAAAAATTTAATACCTAATTCATCCTTTGAAGATGGAACAAAGTCATGGCGTATATCTGATTGGAATAGATTCAGTGGAAATTGTAGAATAGTAGACGATGGGGTAAAGGGCAGTAAGTGCATAGAATCCTATGATACTAAAGGTAGTAGTGGAACTAGCAATACAAATTCAGTAGCCTATCAGGAAATTACATTTCCTTCTCCATTATCCATAGCCAAAGAATATACATTAAGTGCATATGCTAAAAGAATAGGTGCTTCTCAGCCGAAATTATCTGTGGAATGTATAGATTCATCTGGTAAACAATTATATTATTTGGTGGATACAAAAGAAATACCAGAAAGACAATGGAAAAGGATTAGTCATACATTTACACTACCAGCAAAGACCAAAATGTGTAGAGTAATAATAAGAACAGGGGTTAAAAATACAGATGTAGTGCGTTTTGATGGAGTGCAATTTGAAGAAAAAGGTTTCGCAGCACCATATACCTCTTCAAGTTCTAATGCTACAAAGATTTTATATAATCTAAATGTGAACAAAAATGCTGGTACTATGGGAACTTGGTTTAAGACAAGAAAAAAAGAAGACACAAGATACATGATAGTTAATGAAGGTAAAAATACTGAAATATTACTTATGTATATTGGCAATGATAATAAATTAAATATTGCCACAAGAAAAAAGAATACCATGTTTACTAATATAGTAACCTCTAAAGAAACTATAGAGGAGGATAAGTGGTATTTCGCAGCAATGACTTGGCAGTTAAAGGATAATAAGCTCACAGCTAAATTATATTTAAATGATAAACTAGTAGGTGAGGGAACTACAGATGACTTTATGGATTTTACAAAAGGTTCTACAGCCTTAGGAAGTACTACAAATGGAACTTATCAAATAAATGGGAACTTAGAACAATTTACCTATAGTTCACAAACTTTAAGTGAAGAGCAAATATCAAACTTATATAAAAACACATTAACTTCAAACAGCACATTAAGTTTAAACTATGACAGTTTAGGCAGAATGATATCAAAAAAACTAAGCACAGGATTAAAAGACTATATAACTAAATACGAATTTGAAGCAGGCAAAGAAGCAAATACCGCCACGTCCATAGTAAAATCAATAGATAATGGAGGAGAAAAGCTATATTACACCTATGATAAGAATGGAAATATAGAAACTATAGTTCAAAACAAAGGCACAGAAAAAGAAAAGACAATAAAATACCACTATGACGGTTTAAATCAAATTACAAGAGAAGATAATGGTATTTTGGGAAAAACTATAACTTACAGTTACGATGGAGGAGGAAATTTAACCAGTAAGAAAGAATATAAATATACAACAGCAGAATCACTAGGTAACTGTACAAAAGCTTACAACTACAATTACGGTGATTCTATCTGGAAAGACAAGCTAACAAATTTTGATGGAAAAGAAATAACCTATGATAACATAGGAAATCCATTAACCTATAACGGATACACTTTCACCTGGGAAAGAGGAAGAATGTTATCCTCAATAAAAGGTAATGGCAAGGATATAAAATTCAAATACAATGATCAAGGCATAAGAACAGAAAAAACAGTAAATGGTGTCACCACAAAATATCACCTAGTGGGCGGCAGTGTAACCTATGAAGATAATGGAAAAGACAGAATATACTACACTTACGACAGTTCAGGCAAACTTATAAGCATGAACCTAAACGGAACAGAATACTATTATGTAAGAAATGCTCAAGGTGACATTATAGGATTAATAAATGCCCAAGGGGAAAAGGTTGTATCTTACACCTATGATTCATGGGGAAAACTTATCTCTATAGAAGGAAGTTTAAAGGATACAGTAGGAGAGAAGAATCCTTATAGGTATAGAGGATATAGGTACGACAGTGAGACAGGAATGTATTATCTGCAAAATAGATACTATAATCCAGAATGGGGTAGATTTATCAATGCAGATGGGATTATAGGTGAAACGGGAGAATTATTAGGACATAATTTGTTTGCTTACAGCAAGAATAACTGGGCAAATATGAGTGACTATAGTGGATTCAGACCGGTATATACTTTAGGTGAAGAGACAGAGGCAATGAGGGCAGCGTCTTATGCGGTGATGAATAGAACTAGAGCCAATAGAGTTTCTAGAGCAAGTGGAAGAGTTGAAAAGTATTATCCTTCAGTTTCTGGTAAAATGTCAGCTGCTTATGGAACGTCAATAGGAGTAGTTGAGAATATTTCTAGAAAATCGGTAGGATATATAGATAAAAGTAACGCTATACACTTTTATCCTAAGACGAGCATAGTTCAAAAGATGTATCCCTATGCACAAAAGGCTAAAAAACTATCAAAATGGTTTACAGTAATAACAAGTGGATTTGATATAAGTAAAACATGGGATCCATCTGTAAAAATGCCTTTATGGAAAAGGGCACTAAAGACAGGGGTTCAAGTAGGTGGAATAGTGGCAGGTTGTGCAGTTGGAGCAACTATTTCAGGACCCATTCTTGCAGCTGGTATGGCTGGTGGGACTGTAGGAACAATGATTGCAGGTATTGGAGGTGCACTTGCTATAGATTATTATATAGGTGAAAAAATAGGCAGTATGCAAGAAAGAATATATAAAAAATTTGGAATGGAGTAG